Proteins encoded together in one Rhizobium bangladeshense window:
- the emfA gene encoding cation diffusion facilitator family transporter, with translation MSDNGDLTVRKLAMWGIPLSLGVMGLKMVAWWVTGSVALLSDGLESMVNVVAAFIAFFVIRYAQKPADHDHPFGHHKAEYLSAVTEGVLIVVAALLIVKEAIGYLAEPRMLDAPALGLAVNFAAGLINAVWARLLIRTGRKHRSAALTADGQHIMSDVVTSVGVLVGLLLALATGYAIFDPVLAILVACNILYQGWKVISQSIGGLMDQAVKPEEEEAIKQAIATHAEGSIGVHDLKTRRAGTVTFIDFHMVVPGSMSVRQAHDICDRLEDAIRAVHEGAKIAIHVEPEGEKAHGIRVKVVKEA, from the coding sequence ATGAGCGACAACGGCGATCTTACGGTTCGGAAGCTGGCGATGTGGGGCATCCCGCTGTCGCTCGGCGTCATGGGGCTGAAGATGGTGGCCTGGTGGGTGACCGGCTCGGTGGCACTGCTATCGGACGGGCTCGAATCGATGGTCAACGTCGTTGCCGCCTTCATCGCCTTCTTTGTCATCCGTTATGCGCAGAAGCCGGCCGATCATGACCATCCCTTCGGCCATCACAAGGCGGAATACCTATCCGCCGTCACCGAAGGTGTGCTGATCGTCGTCGCCGCGCTGCTGATCGTCAAGGAGGCTATCGGCTATCTCGCCGAGCCGCGCATGCTCGATGCACCGGCGCTTGGCCTTGCGGTTAATTTTGCCGCAGGCCTCATTAATGCGGTCTGGGCGCGCCTGTTGATCCGGACCGGACGCAAGCATCGATCGGCGGCGCTGACGGCGGACGGCCAGCATATCATGTCGGATGTGGTGACGTCGGTCGGCGTACTCGTCGGTCTGCTCCTGGCGCTGGCGACAGGCTATGCGATCTTCGATCCGGTGCTTGCCATCCTTGTTGCCTGCAATATCCTCTATCAGGGCTGGAAGGTGATCTCGCAATCGATCGGCGGGCTGATGGACCAGGCTGTTAAGCCGGAGGAGGAGGAGGCGATCAAGCAGGCGATCGCCACCCATGCAGAGGGCTCGATCGGCGTGCATGACCTAAAAACAAGGCGGGCGGGCACCGTCACCTTCATCGATTTTCATATGGTGGTGCCGGGCTCTATGTCCGTGAGGCAGGCGCATGATATATGCGATCGCCTTGAGGATGCCATCAGAGCCGTGCATGAGGGCGCCAAAATAGCCATTCATGTGGAGCCGGAGGGCGAAAAAGCCCATGGCATCCGCGTCAAAGTCGTCAAGGAGGCATGA
- the queF gene encoding preQ(1) synthase, with translation MPNTDVSSLSMLGHQTETANSPEEAVLEKVPSNHAGTDYVVRFTAPEFTSLCPMTGQPDFAHIVIDYIPGEWLVESKSLKLFLHSFRNHGAFHEDCSIYIAKRIVELLDPKWLRIGAYWYPRGGIPIDVFWQTGKPPEGVWLPEQGVATYRGRG, from the coding sequence ATGCCGAATACAGATGTTTCCAGCCTGTCTATGCTGGGCCACCAGACCGAAACTGCGAATTCGCCGGAGGAGGCGGTGCTGGAAAAAGTACCGTCCAATCATGCCGGCACAGATTACGTGGTGCGTTTCACCGCGCCGGAGTTCACCTCGCTCTGCCCGATGACCGGGCAGCCGGATTTCGCCCATATCGTCATCGACTATATTCCGGGTGAATGGTTGGTGGAATCGAAGTCGCTGAAGCTCTTCCTGCATTCCTTCCGCAATCACGGCGCCTTCCACGAGGATTGCTCGATCTACATCGCCAAGCGCATCGTCGAACTGCTCGATCCCAAGTGGCTGCGGATCGGCGCCTACTGGTATCCGCGCGGCGGCATTCCGATCGACGTGTTCTGGCAGACGGGCAAGCCGCCGGAAGGCGTGTGGCTGCCTGAGCAGGGCGTCGCCACCTATCGTGGACGTGGGTGA
- a CDS encoding anthranilate synthase, translating to MVTILRDDGAEIYETKGGITVTRQRRAIPYADAVSSYVDKLDERRGAVFSSNYEYPGRYTRWDTAVVDPPLGISSFGRDVWIEAYNERGEVLLGFVTERLKTVPELVLGASSARRLDLSVKTPDRVFTEEERSKMPTVFTVLRAVTDLFYSQADASLGLYGAFGYDIAFQFDAIDLKLTRPSDQRDMVLYLPDEILVVDNYAAKAWIDRYDFERDGVTTEGKAEDIAPEPFKHTDAIPPKSDHRPGEYAELVTKAKESFRKGDLFEVVPGQKFMERCESKPSDISKRLKAINPSPYSFFINLGNQEYLVGASPEMFVRVSGRRIETCPISGTIKRGDDPIADSEQILKLLNSKKDESELTMCSDVDRNDKSRVCEPGSVKVIGRRQIEMYSRLIHTVDHIEGRLRDDMDAFDGFLSHAWAVTVTGAPKLWAMRFIESHEKSPRAWYGGAIGMVGFNGDMNTGLTLRTVRIKDGIAEVRAGATLLNDSIPEEEEAETELKASAMLSAIRDAKTGNSGKIQRDVASVGKGVSILLIDHEDSFVHTLANYFRQTGATVSTVRTPVPEEIFDRLNPDLVVLSPGPGTPRDFDCKATIKKARARNLPIFGVCLGLQALAEAYGGELRHLALPMHGKPSRIRVLEPGIVFSGLSKEVTVGRYHSIFADPSTLPREFIITAESDDGTIMGIEHAKEPVAAVQFHPESIMTLGGDAGMRMIENVVAHLARKVKTKAA from the coding sequence ATGGTAACGATCCTTCGGGATGATGGTGCGGAAATCTACGAGACCAAGGGCGGCATCACTGTCACCCGGCAGCGGCGGGCGATCCCCTATGCCGACGCGGTCTCTTCCTATGTCGACAAGCTCGACGAGCGCCGCGGCGCGGTCTTCTCGTCGAACTACGAATATCCGGGCCGTTATACGCGCTGGGATACCGCCGTCGTCGATCCGCCGCTCGGCATCTCCTCCTTCGGGCGCGACGTCTGGATCGAGGCCTATAACGAGCGCGGCGAGGTGCTCCTCGGCTTCGTGACCGAGCGGCTGAAGACGGTGCCCGAGCTCGTGCTCGGCGCCTCCTCCGCCCGTCGCCTCGACCTCTCCGTCAAGACGCCGGATCGGGTATTCACCGAGGAAGAGCGCTCGAAGATGCCGACCGTCTTCACGGTACTGCGTGCCGTCACCGACCTGTTCTATTCGCAGGCGGATGCGAGCCTTGGACTCTACGGCGCCTTCGGCTACGACATCGCCTTCCAGTTCGATGCGATCGATCTGAAACTGACGCGGCCTTCCGATCAGCGCGATATGGTGCTCTATCTGCCGGACGAGATCCTCGTCGTCGACAACTATGCCGCCAAGGCCTGGATCGACCGCTATGATTTCGAGAGGGACGGTGTAACGACCGAAGGCAAGGCCGAGGATATCGCGCCGGAGCCCTTCAAGCACACGGATGCCATTCCGCCGAAGAGCGACCATCGGCCGGGCGAGTATGCCGAGCTCGTCACTAAGGCGAAGGAAAGTTTCCGCAAAGGCGATCTCTTCGAGGTTGTGCCTGGGCAGAAATTCATGGAGCGCTGCGAAAGCAAGCCTTCCGATATTTCCAAACGGCTGAAGGCGATCAATCCCTCGCCCTATTCCTTCTTCATCAATCTCGGCAATCAGGAATATCTGGTTGGCGCCTCGCCCGAGATGTTCGTGCGTGTCTCCGGCCGCCGCATCGAGACCTGCCCGATCTCGGGCACGATCAAGCGCGGCGACGATCCGATCGCCGACAGCGAGCAGATCCTGAAGCTCCTGAATTCGAAGAAGGACGAATCCGAGCTGACCATGTGCTCGGACGTCGACCGCAACGACAAGAGCCGCGTGTGCGAGCCCGGTTCGGTCAAGGTGATCGGCCGCCGGCAGATCGAGATGTATTCGCGCCTCATCCACACGGTCGACCATATCGAGGGGCGGCTGCGTGACGACATGGATGCCTTCGATGGCTTCCTGAGCCACGCCTGGGCGGTCACCGTGACCGGGGCCCCGAAGCTCTGGGCTATGCGCTTCATCGAGAGCCATGAAAAGAGCCCGCGCGCATGGTATGGTGGGGCGATTGGCATGGTCGGCTTCAATGGCGACATGAACACCGGCCTGACGCTGCGCACCGTGCGCATCAAGGACGGCATCGCCGAAGTGCGCGCCGGCGCGACGCTGCTTAACGATTCCATTCCTGAGGAAGAAGAAGCCGAAACCGAATTGAAGGCCTCTGCCATGCTTTCCGCCATACGAGACGCCAAGACCGGCAATTCCGGCAAGATCCAGCGCGACGTCGCGAGCGTCGGCAAGGGCGTCAGCATCCTGCTCATCGACCATGAGGATAGCTTCGTCCACACGCTCGCCAATTATTTCCGCCAGACGGGGGCGACGGTTTCAACCGTCCGCACACCGGTGCCGGAAGAGATCTTCGATCGGCTGAACCCCGATCTCGTCGTGCTGTCGCCAGGGCCTGGAACGCCCAGGGATTTCGACTGCAAGGCGACGATCAAAAAAGCGCGAGCGCGTAACCTGCCGATCTTCGGCGTCTGCCTCGGCCTGCAGGCGCTCGCCGAGGCGTATGGCGGGGAACTGCGCCATCTGGCGCTTCCGATGCATGGCAAGCCGTCGCGAATCCGTGTGCTGGAGCCGGGCATCGTCTTCTCCGGTCTTTCAAAGGAGGTGACGGTCGGCCGCTACCACTCGATCTTCGCCGACCCTTCGACCCTGCCGCGTGAATTCATCATCACGGCGGAGAGCGACGACGGCACGATCATGGGCATAGAGCATGCCAAGGAGCCTGTCGCCGCGGTGCAGTTCCATCCGGAATCGATCATGACACTCGGCGGCGATGCCGGAATGCGGATGATCGAGAACGTCGTGGCGCATCTGGCGCGCAAGGTGAAGACAAAGGCTGCTTGA
- a CDS encoding DUF2161 domain-containing phosphodiesterase codes for METSLYLPVKAFLEAAGYVVKGEVGGCDLVGLSEGEPPVVVVCELKLSFNLELLLQAVDRASMSDEVWIAARVSVKGRGRETDKRYRDLCRRLGIGMLGISDGGEVSVVVSSISPMPRTNPKRRSRLVSEHQRRRGDPVVGGGSRAPIMTAYRQQALLCAAALEQGLKRPREMKLIAPKAGPILRDNVYGWFERTEKGVYALTSAGQAALVRWPQPVLSELAPLSGAVPGNESAAI; via the coding sequence ATGGAGACGTCGCTCTACCTGCCGGTCAAAGCTTTTCTCGAGGCGGCCGGTTACGTCGTGAAGGGTGAGGTCGGCGGATGCGATCTCGTCGGCTTGAGCGAAGGTGAGCCGCCGGTCGTAGTCGTCTGCGAACTCAAGCTCTCCTTCAACCTCGAACTGCTTCTCCAGGCAGTCGACCGGGCGTCGATGAGCGATGAGGTCTGGATCGCGGCGCGCGTTTCGGTCAAGGGGCGCGGGCGGGAGACCGACAAACGCTATCGCGACCTCTGCCGGCGGCTCGGCATCGGCATGCTAGGCATTTCCGACGGCGGCGAAGTCAGCGTCGTCGTCAGCTCCATCTCTCCTATGCCGCGCACCAATCCAAAGCGGCGTTCACGCCTCGTCAGCGAGCACCAACGCCGACGCGGCGATCCCGTTGTTGGCGGCGGTTCGCGGGCGCCGATCATGACGGCTTACCGCCAGCAGGCGCTGCTCTGCGCGGCAGCACTTGAGCAGGGACTCAAGCGACCGCGGGAGATGAAACTGATCGCACCCAAGGCGGGGCCAATCCTGCGTGACAACGTATACGGATGGTTCGAGCGTACGGAAAAGGGGGTTTATGCTTTGACGTCAGCCGGCCAAGCCGCTCTTGTGCGCTGGCCGCAGCCCGTGCTTTCGGAGCTGGCGCCCTTGAGCGGTGCAGTGCCCGGCAACGAGAGTGCGGCAATCTGA